One window of the Streptomyces sp. NBC_00259 genome contains the following:
- a CDS encoding FadR/GntR family transcriptional regulator gives MFSKVSGSVRLADRVAEILSAEIESGRLAEGDKLPTEVELVKQLGVSRTVVREAVSRLRNAGLVEPRQGRGVFVLPRRTRPLDLEAGAADTRSKVLQIAEVRRAMEGEAASLAAERATPGDLVRMRQALDAIDAAVAAGGDGVDEDLAFHRSIAESTGNAVMVSTVRYLGDVLRGGIRVTRANEARRGDFIEAVREEHHAILAAIEGGDPGTARTAARRHMEHAAARLQDADDGFWTGAETLEVDLDAAP, from the coding sequence ATGTTTTCCAAGGTGAGTGGTTCCGTCCGGCTCGCGGACCGGGTCGCCGAGATCCTCTCGGCGGAGATCGAGTCCGGACGGCTGGCCGAGGGCGACAAGCTGCCGACCGAGGTGGAACTGGTCAAGCAGCTCGGCGTCAGCCGCACGGTGGTGCGCGAGGCCGTCTCCAGGCTCCGCAACGCGGGTCTCGTCGAACCGCGCCAGGGCCGGGGCGTCTTCGTCCTGCCCCGGCGCACCCGGCCACTCGACCTCGAGGCCGGTGCCGCCGACACCCGGTCCAAGGTGCTGCAGATCGCGGAAGTACGCCGCGCCATGGAGGGTGAGGCGGCCTCCCTCGCGGCCGAACGCGCCACGCCCGGCGATCTCGTCCGGATGCGTCAGGCCCTCGACGCGATCGACGCGGCGGTCGCGGCCGGGGGCGACGGCGTGGACGAGGACCTCGCCTTCCACCGCTCCATCGCCGAGTCCACGGGCAACGCGGTGATGGTCTCGACGGTGCGCTACCTCGGCGACGTGCTGCGCGGCGGAATCCGCGTCACGCGGGCGAACGAGGCACGACGGGGCGACTTCATCGAAGCGGTCCGCGAGGAGCACCACGCCATCCTGGCCGCCATCGAAGGCGGCGACCCGGGCACGGCGCGCACCGCCGCCCGCCGCCACATGGAGCACGCCGCCGCCCGGCTCCAGGACGCGGACGACGGCTTCTGGACCGGGGCCGAGACCCTCGAAGTGGACCTCGACGCCGCCCCCTGA
- the htpX gene encoding zinc metalloprotease HtpX codes for MPGTRSRSRYVADRGLTTRMVTTMFLIGLLYVVFVGVLLALLRSSWPFILVIAGALFIAQFWFSDRIAAYSMGAREVTPEEAPELHGTVDRICALADMPKPRVAIADSDVPNAFATGRNEKAALVCATTGLLRRLEPEELEGVLAHEMSHVAHRDVVVMTIASFLGVLAGVMMRVWLYSGLGRSSRDSNAAIAMLVIPLVSAAVYVISFLLTRLLSRYRELSADRAAALLTGRPSALASALTKVSGQMATIPTRDLRKAEPFNAFWFAPAFSSHSLSRLLSTHPTLEQRLDQLGRMSMELGRGTS; via the coding sequence ATGCCAGGGACCCGCTCTCGTTCGCGCTATGTCGCGGATCGGGGACTCACCACCCGCATGGTGACCACGATGTTCCTGATCGGGCTGCTCTATGTGGTCTTCGTCGGCGTCCTGCTGGCGCTCCTGCGGAGTTCGTGGCCCTTCATCCTGGTGATCGCGGGCGCTCTGTTCATCGCGCAGTTCTGGTTCAGCGACCGGATCGCGGCGTACAGCATGGGCGCCCGCGAAGTCACCCCCGAAGAGGCCCCCGAGCTGCACGGAACCGTGGACCGCATCTGTGCCCTCGCCGACATGCCGAAGCCGCGTGTGGCGATCGCCGACAGCGATGTGCCGAACGCCTTCGCCACCGGCCGCAACGAGAAGGCCGCCCTGGTCTGCGCCACCACCGGCCTGCTGCGCCGCCTGGAGCCGGAGGAACTGGAAGGCGTCCTCGCGCACGAGATGTCGCACGTCGCCCACCGAGACGTCGTGGTGATGACCATCGCCTCGTTCCTGGGCGTCCTCGCGGGCGTGATGATGCGCGTCTGGCTCTACAGCGGCCTCGGCCGCAGCAGCCGCGACAGCAACGCCGCCATCGCGATGCTGGTGATTCCGTTGGTCAGCGCGGCCGTCTACGTGATCAGCTTCCTGCTCACCCGGCTGCTCTCCCGCTACCGCGAGCTGTCCGCCGACCGCGCCGCCGCGCTGCTCACCGGCCGCCCCTCCGCACTCGCCTCCGCGCTCACCAAGGTCAGCGGCCAGATGGCCACCATCCCGACCCGGGACCTGCGGAAGGCGGAGCCGTTCAACGCCTTCTGGTTCGCGCCCGCCTTCTCCTCGCACAGCCTGAGCCGGCTGCTCTCCACGCACCCGACGCTGGAGCAGCGCCTGGACCAGCTGGGCAGGATGTCGATGGAGCTCGGCCGTGGGACTTCTTGA
- the pspAB gene encoding PspA-associated protein PspAB, which translates to MGLLDTILGRSKPVRPDLDQLFGLPAAAITLQAGAGFVPTGIGSVCFASVEGGAFARIQQDVRELLDADTGRGGTPVEFGQDAYGYTWLVARRAADDTVSLVNDVHAVNTLLEEAGFGPQLLCSLIGFRDTAGERVLALVYLYKRGTFYPFAPLPGANEKRDSALELQIRALLADDLRVEEDLGRWFPVWGAPGLDGTERGGGGGGGGEGVGG; encoded by the coding sequence GTGGGACTTCTTGACACCATCCTCGGCCGCAGCAAGCCGGTACGCCCCGACCTCGACCAGCTCTTCGGCCTGCCGGCAGCCGCGATCACCCTCCAGGCGGGCGCCGGTTTCGTTCCGACGGGCATCGGCTCGGTGTGCTTCGCCAGCGTCGAGGGCGGAGCCTTCGCCAGGATCCAGCAGGACGTACGGGAACTCCTCGACGCCGACACCGGCCGGGGCGGGACCCCCGTCGAGTTCGGCCAGGACGCGTACGGCTACACCTGGCTGGTCGCCCGCCGGGCCGCCGACGACACGGTCTCCCTGGTCAACGACGTGCACGCCGTGAACACCCTCCTCGAGGAGGCCGGATTCGGGCCTCAGCTGCTCTGCTCCCTGATCGGCTTCCGTGACACGGCGGGGGAGCGTGTGCTGGCGCTGGTCTACCTCTACAAGCGCGGCACCTTCTACCCCTTCGCCCCGCTGCCCGGAGCGAACGAGAAGCGCGACAGCGCCCTGGAACTCCAGATCAGGGCGCTGCTCGCGGACGACCTGCGGGTCGAGGAGGACCTTGGCCGCTGGTTCCCGGTCTGGGGCGCTCCGGGGCTCGACGGGACGGAGCGCGGGGGCGGGGGCGGGGGCGGGGGCGAGGGCGTGGGCGGCTGA
- a CDS encoding SDR family oxidoreductase produces the protein MKFAVLGGRGRIGSQVVDGLTALGHDVKPASLSTGLDVVSGKGLEEALAGADVVINLTNSPSFDDTSIDFFETSMSNIGAAAEAAGVRHFVILSIIGVDQVPVDYYRAKVAQEHILENGPTPYSIVRVTQFFEFVGAIMSWTTEGDAVRLPSTPVQPIAAADVAAAVVRAATGSPLQGIRNVAGPEVFTLDELGRITLEARPDGDRHVVTDDQAGMFAEVSGDVLIAPKGTELAPTHYRDWLRQQA, from the coding sequence ATGAAGTTCGCAGTCCTGGGGGGACGCGGCAGGATCGGATCGCAGGTGGTCGACGGCCTCACCGCGCTCGGTCACGACGTGAAACCCGCCTCGTTGTCCACCGGACTCGACGTCGTCAGCGGCAAGGGCCTGGAGGAGGCCCTCGCGGGCGCCGATGTGGTGATCAACCTGACGAACTCGCCCTCGTTCGACGACACCTCCATCGACTTCTTCGAAACGTCGATGAGCAACATCGGCGCCGCGGCGGAGGCGGCCGGTGTCCGCCACTTCGTCATTCTCTCGATCATCGGCGTGGACCAGGTCCCGGTCGACTACTACCGGGCCAAGGTCGCTCAGGAGCACATCCTCGAGAACGGGCCGACGCCGTACTCGATCGTGCGCGTCACCCAGTTCTTCGAGTTCGTCGGCGCGATCATGTCCTGGACGACCGAGGGTGACGCCGTCCGCCTGCCGTCCACCCCGGTGCAGCCGATCGCCGCCGCCGACGTCGCCGCGGCGGTCGTTCGTGCCGCCACCGGCTCCCCGTTGCAGGGCATCCGCAACGTCGCGGGCCCCGAGGTGTTCACGCTGGACGAGCTGGGCCGGATCACCCTGGAAGCACGCCCCGACGGCGACCGCCATGTGGTCACGGACGACCAGGCGGGCATGTTCGCAGAGGTGAGCGGAGACGTGCTCATCGCGCCGAAGGGCACCGAGCTGGCCCCCACCCACTACAGGGACTGGCTCCGGCAGCAGGCGTAG
- a CDS encoding SpoIIE family protein phosphatase, whose product MEIGRFGRRPRQPAVGFDEMEANLRADLQGVLALNGMGGFVWELDSGLVFLDRGGLTVFDLAPRAYDGRAETLSRRIEPEDRSALRCLVDDALAHRDSFGAYFRVRCADGHLRWAHAQGHIQRDRTGRPCRIVGIVRDAGPELEHLRQQAALEADRRRQADVVQATTSALSQALTTEDVGAALTSKNVMDTIGAASMVLSLVENKRLRIVATAGLAPEYARDLRFVRLDDALPIAEAVRTQSVRFMRREEALTYPRLRPHVIDTDLTVSALLPLVAQARPIGALAIIYRDKADFTPEERNLLLALGATVAQSVQRAVLYDQEHAMAVGLQQAMLPAGIPDVPGARIAACYRSARTGHEIGGDWYDVVPLPAGRVGLVVGDVQGHDIHASAVMGQLRIALRAYAAEGHPPATLMARASAFLHDLDTERFATCIYAELDPATGRTLLVRAGHHGPIIKDAGGRCSRPHIRGGLPLGLPQHGRHAPYPTTSLRLARDETVLLCTDGLIEFRGMDIDEGMDRIEAVLRAGPADLDRLAEHLVTNVEDRHGQEDDIALLLVALSGG is encoded by the coding sequence ATGGAAATCGGCCGCTTCGGGCGCAGGCCCCGGCAGCCGGCGGTCGGCTTCGACGAGATGGAGGCGAACCTCCGGGCCGACCTGCAGGGAGTGCTTGCGCTGAACGGCATGGGCGGCTTCGTGTGGGAACTCGACAGCGGCCTGGTCTTCCTCGACCGCGGCGGTCTCACCGTCTTCGACCTGGCCCCCCGCGCCTACGACGGCCGAGCGGAGACGCTGAGCCGGCGCATCGAGCCCGAGGACCGCTCAGCGCTCAGGTGCCTGGTGGACGACGCACTCGCGCACCGTGACAGCTTCGGTGCGTACTTCCGTGTGCGCTGTGCCGACGGCCACCTCCGCTGGGCGCATGCGCAGGGCCACATCCAGCGCGACCGAACAGGGCGGCCGTGCCGCATCGTCGGCATCGTGCGGGACGCCGGCCCCGAGCTGGAGCACCTCCGGCAGCAGGCCGCCCTCGAGGCGGACCGTCGGCGCCAGGCGGACGTCGTGCAGGCCACCACGAGCGCCCTGTCCCAGGCCCTGACCACCGAGGACGTGGGCGCCGCGCTGACCAGCAAGAACGTCATGGACACGATCGGCGCCGCGAGCATGGTCCTCAGCCTCGTCGAGAACAAGCGGCTGCGGATCGTGGCCACGGCCGGTCTGGCGCCCGAGTACGCCCGTGACCTGCGCTTCGTCCGTCTCGACGATGCGCTGCCCATCGCCGAGGCCGTCCGCACCCAGTCGGTACGGTTCATGCGCAGGGAAGAGGCCCTCACCTACCCCCGGCTCCGGCCGCACGTCATCGACACCGATCTGACGGTCTCCGCCCTGCTGCCCCTCGTCGCCCAGGCCAGGCCGATCGGTGCCCTCGCGATCATCTACCGGGACAAGGCCGACTTCACTCCCGAGGAGCGCAACCTGCTCCTCGCGCTCGGCGCCACCGTGGCCCAGTCCGTGCAGCGGGCCGTGCTCTACGACCAGGAACACGCGATGGCCGTCGGCCTCCAGCAGGCCATGCTCCCGGCCGGCATCCCCGATGTCCCCGGCGCGCGGATTGCCGCCTGCTACCGGTCCGCCCGCACCGGCCACGAGATAGGCGGCGACTGGTACGACGTCGTACCGCTGCCCGCCGGCCGCGTCGGCCTGGTCGTCGGCGACGTCCAGGGACACGACATCCACGCCTCCGCCGTCATGGGCCAGTTGCGGATCGCGCTGCGCGCCTACGCCGCCGAGGGGCACCCGCCCGCCACCCTCATGGCCCGCGCCTCCGCCTTCCTCCACGATCTGGACACCGAGCGCTTCGCCACCTGCATCTACGCCGAACTCGACCCGGCGACGGGCCGCACCCTGCTCGTACGGGCCGGGCACCACGGCCCGATCATCAAGGACGCGGGCGGCCGCTGCAGCCGCCCGCACATCCGCGGCGGACTGCCGCTCGGCCTGCCGCAGCACGGCCGCCACGCGCCGTACCCGACCACGTCGCTGCGGCTCGCGCGCGACGAAACGGTGCTGCTGTGCACCGACGGGCTGATCGAGTTCCGCGGCATGGACATCGACGAGGGCATGGACCGGATCGAGGCCGTCCTGCGCGCCGGGCCCGCCGATCTGGACCGGCTCGCGGAGCACCTCGTCACGAACGTCGAGGACCGCCATGGCCAGGAGGACGACATCGCGCTGCTCCTCGTCGCCCTGAGCGGCGGCTGA
- a CDS encoding alpha/beta fold hydrolase: MTAHVPTVEWERLGSRDVATNGITLRVVDHGEGGDDRPLVVLCHGFPELAFSWRHQVLALAEAGYRVLAPDMRGYGGSSRPEDVEAYDVLTLCADLAGLLDDAGADEAVFVGHDWGASVVWHMALAYPERVRAVVGMSVPPQPRPPAPPVPILRSHFGDDFYIVWFQEPEVADRALSRNVRRTLVARELWSAAWAARDDEPPPAPPWLDDDELDHYVRTFEKTGFTGGLNYYRNLDRDWALTERLADRRINQPSLFLTGSKDPVGRFMPPTGLDRTLTDLRGHVVLDGAGHWVQQERPEEVNAALLEFLSAEVR; this comes from the coding sequence ATGACAGCACACGTGCCGACCGTCGAGTGGGAGCGGCTCGGTTCCCGCGACGTGGCGACCAACGGCATCACGCTCCGGGTCGTCGACCACGGCGAGGGAGGCGACGACAGGCCCCTGGTGGTCCTGTGTCACGGCTTTCCCGAGCTGGCGTTCTCGTGGCGGCACCAGGTCCTCGCCCTCGCCGAGGCGGGCTACCGGGTCCTGGCTCCCGACATGCGCGGCTACGGCGGGAGTTCGCGTCCCGAGGACGTCGAGGCGTACGACGTGCTGACGCTCTGCGCGGATCTGGCGGGCCTGCTCGACGACGCCGGAGCCGACGAGGCGGTGTTCGTGGGCCACGACTGGGGCGCGTCCGTCGTGTGGCACATGGCCCTGGCGTACCCGGAGCGGGTCCGCGCCGTGGTGGGGATGAGCGTCCCCCCGCAGCCACGCCCCCCGGCTCCACCGGTACCGATCCTTCGCTCGCACTTCGGCGACGACTTCTACATCGTCTGGTTCCAGGAGCCCGAGGTCGCGGACCGTGCGCTCAGCCGGAACGTGCGCAGGACGCTCGTCGCGCGCGAGCTGTGGTCCGCCGCCTGGGCCGCGCGGGACGACGAGCCGCCGCCGGCCCCGCCGTGGCTGGACGACGACGAGCTCGACCACTACGTCAGGACGTTCGAGAAGACCGGGTTCACCGGAGGGCTCAACTACTACCGCAACCTGGACCGCGACTGGGCACTCACCGAGCGTCTGGCCGACCGCCGGATCAACCAGCCGTCGCTCTTCCTGACCGGTTCGAAGGACCCCGTCGGACGCTTCATGCCGCCGACCGGCCTCGACCGGACGCTCACCGATCTGCGGGGGCACGTCGTCCTCGACGGCGCGGGCCACTGGGTTCAGCAGGAGCGCCCCGAGGAGGTCAACGCCGCTCTTCTGGAGTTCCTCTCCGCCGAGGTCCGCTGA
- a CDS encoding response regulator — MSAPVRILLADDHALVRRGVRLILDAEPDLTVIAEADDGAEAVAQARTADVDLAILDIAMPRQTGLQAARELSRLRPDLRILILTMYDNEQYFFEALKAGACGYVLKSVADRDLVEACRAAIRDEPFIYPGAETTLIRKYLDRVRQGDPLPARPITEREEEILKLVAEGHTSKEIGDILVISAKTVERHRANLLQKLGLRDRLELTRYAIRAGLIEP, encoded by the coding sequence ATGAGCGCACCCGTCCGCATCCTGCTCGCCGACGACCACGCCCTCGTACGCCGCGGGGTACGCCTCATCCTCGACGCCGAACCCGATCTCACCGTCATCGCCGAGGCCGACGACGGCGCCGAGGCCGTCGCCCAGGCCCGCACGGCCGACGTCGACCTGGCCATCCTCGACATCGCCATGCCCCGCCAGACGGGGCTGCAGGCGGCCCGGGAACTCTCCCGGCTCCGTCCCGACCTGCGCATCCTGATCCTGACCATGTACGACAACGAGCAGTACTTCTTCGAGGCGCTCAAAGCCGGAGCCTGCGGCTACGTCCTCAAGTCCGTCGCCGACCGCGACCTCGTCGAGGCGTGCCGCGCCGCGATACGCGACGAACCGTTCATCTATCCCGGCGCCGAGACCACCCTCATCCGCAAGTACCTCGACCGCGTCCGCCAGGGCGATCCGCTGCCGGCCAGACCGATCACCGAACGCGAGGAGGAGATCCTCAAACTCGTCGCGGAGGGCCACACCTCGAAGGAGATCGGGGACATCCTCGTCATCAGCGCCAAGACCGTCGAACGCCACCGGGCCAACCTGCTCCAGAAGCTCGGCCTGCGCGACCGCCTCGAACTCACCCGCTACGCCATCCGTGCCGGTCTGATCGAACCGTAG
- a CDS encoding sensor histidine kinase, translating into MSLYWRIFVLNAAVLVVAVLLLLGPVTVSTPVLLSEALILVAGLAAMLIANAALLRVGLAPLQRLTLAMATADLLKPGSRPVVTGQGEIAELTKTFNAMLDRLEAERATSSGRVLSAQEAERRRIAQELHDEIGQTLTAVLLQIKHAADRAPEPVRDDLHQAQETTRASLDEIRRIARRLRPGVLEELGLHSALRALAAEFTTRGLDVRHYIGPGLPPLDQATELVLYRIAQEGLTNTARHSGARRVELHLRILPQEGVGLLIRDDGKGIGGAAEGAGIRGMRERALLVGADLSIGPGRDGGTEVRLDVTDAKRNAR; encoded by the coding sequence ATGTCGCTGTACTGGCGGATCTTCGTCCTCAACGCCGCCGTGCTCGTCGTCGCGGTCCTGCTGCTCCTCGGCCCGGTCACCGTCTCCACCCCGGTGCTGCTGAGTGAGGCCCTGATCCTGGTCGCCGGCCTGGCCGCGATGCTCATCGCCAACGCCGCCCTGCTGCGGGTCGGCCTCGCGCCCCTGCAGCGCCTCACCCTGGCGATGGCCACGGCGGACCTGCTCAAGCCCGGCAGCCGGCCGGTGGTCACCGGCCAGGGCGAGATCGCGGAACTGACCAAGACGTTCAACGCCATGCTCGACCGGCTCGAAGCCGAGCGGGCGACCAGCAGCGGCCGTGTGCTGTCCGCCCAGGAAGCGGAACGCCGGCGCATCGCCCAGGAACTCCACGACGAGATCGGACAGACCCTCACCGCCGTGTTGCTGCAGATCAAGCACGCCGCCGACCGGGCACCTGAGCCCGTACGCGACGACCTCCATCAGGCGCAGGAGACCACCCGCGCGAGCCTGGACGAGATCCGCCGTATCGCACGCCGGCTGCGGCCGGGTGTGCTGGAGGAGCTCGGCCTGCACAGCGCGCTGCGCGCCCTGGCCGCCGAGTTCACCACCCGCGGCCTCGACGTACGCCACTACATCGGTCCCGGCCTGCCCCCACTGGACCAGGCCACCGAGCTGGTCCTGTACCGGATCGCCCAGGAGGGGCTGACCAACACCGCCCGCCATTCCGGCGCCCGCCGGGTCGAACTGCACCTGCGCATACTGCCCCAAGAGGGTGTGGGCCTGCTGATCCGCGACGACGGCAAGGGCATCGGCGGGGCGGCCGAAGGGGCCGGCATCCGCGGCATGCGCGAACGCGCCCTCCTGGTCGGGGCCGATCTGAGCATCGGCCCCGGACGCGACGGGGGCACCGAGGTACGGCTCGACGTCACCGACGCGAAGAGGAACGCCCGATGA
- a CDS encoding cation:proton antiporter regulatory subunit, whose translation MSTTPLPGIGVQYDLTTREQRHLSVIAHRDGTRTVNVYRADDPDACAQSLHLSVAETASLIDALMPAHHSPNVLHTTDLGLVAERIELSVQSHWNGRVLGEMRMRTETGASIVAVLRRAEAIPSPAPDFRLAGGDTLIVIGTREGVEAAAAILGRD comes from the coding sequence ATGAGCACCACACCGCTGCCCGGAATCGGTGTCCAGTACGACCTCACCACGCGTGAGCAGCGCCACCTGTCGGTGATCGCGCACCGGGACGGGACCCGCACGGTGAACGTCTACCGGGCGGACGACCCCGACGCCTGCGCGCAGTCGCTCCACCTCAGCGTGGCGGAGACGGCCTCCCTGATCGACGCGCTGATGCCGGCCCATCACAGCCCCAACGTGCTGCACACCACCGACCTGGGCCTGGTGGCGGAGCGGATCGAACTCTCCGTCCAGTCGCACTGGAACGGGCGCGTCCTGGGCGAGATGCGCATGCGCACCGAGACGGGCGCCTCGATCGTCGCCGTGCTGCGCAGGGCGGAGGCCATTCCGTCCCCGGCACCGGACTTCCGGCTGGCCGGCGGCGACACGCTGATCGTCATCGGCACCCGCGAGGGTGTGGAGGCGGCCGCCGCGATACTCGGACGGGACTGA
- a CDS encoding cation:proton antiporter, which yields MHSAVFLIEFGAIILGLGLLGRFAGRFQFSPIPLYLLAGLAFGKGGLLPLGASEEFVAIGAEIGVILLLLMLGLEYTASDLVSNLKTQYPAGLVDFALNAVPGAVAALLLGWGPVAAVVLAGVTWISSSGVIAKVLGDLGRLGNRETPVILSILVLEDLAMAVYLPIITALLAGVSLAAGSATLAIALGVAGAVLFIALRYGRVISRFVSSDDPEKLLLVVLGLTLLVAGIAQQLQVSAAVGAFLVGIALSGEVAEGTHTLLSPLRDLFAAVFFVFFGLHTDPASIPPVLLPALALAVVTALTKIATGYWAARRAGVGVKGRWRAGGTLVARGEFSIVIAGLAVTAGIEPQMGPLATAYVLLLVVIGPLTARWTEPIAQRLVGRRRTAVAAAPAARDTVPAVEVLEPVDDGPAGRA from the coding sequence ATGCACTCCGCAGTCTTCCTGATCGAGTTCGGTGCGATCATCCTCGGCCTCGGACTGCTCGGCCGCTTCGCGGGCCGCTTCCAGTTCTCCCCGATTCCGCTGTACCTCCTGGCCGGACTCGCCTTCGGCAAGGGCGGGCTCCTGCCGCTCGGCGCGAGCGAGGAGTTCGTCGCCATCGGTGCGGAGATCGGGGTCATTCTCCTGCTGCTGATGCTGGGACTGGAGTACACCGCCAGCGATCTCGTCTCCAACCTCAAGACCCAGTACCCGGCCGGGCTCGTCGACTTCGCCCTCAACGCCGTACCGGGTGCCGTCGCGGCACTGCTGCTCGGGTGGGGGCCGGTGGCGGCCGTCGTCCTGGCGGGCGTCACCTGGATCTCCTCCTCCGGCGTCATCGCCAAGGTCCTCGGCGACCTGGGCCGGCTCGGCAACCGCGAGACCCCGGTGATCCTCAGCATCCTGGTCCTCGAAGACCTGGCCATGGCCGTCTATCTGCCCATCATCACGGCCCTGTTGGCCGGGGTGAGCCTCGCCGCCGGAAGCGCGACCCTGGCCATCGCGCTCGGTGTCGCCGGAGCCGTGCTGTTCATCGCCCTGCGGTACGGGCGGGTCATCTCCCGCTTCGTGTCGAGCGACGACCCCGAGAAGCTCCTGCTCGTCGTCCTCGGCCTCACCCTGCTGGTCGCCGGCATCGCCCAGCAGCTCCAGGTGTCCGCCGCGGTCGGCGCGTTCCTCGTGGGCATCGCCCTGTCCGGCGAGGTCGCCGAGGGCACCCACACGCTGCTCAGTCCGCTGCGGGACCTGTTCGCGGCCGTGTTCTTCGTCTTCTTCGGCCTGCACACCGATCCCGCGAGCATCCCGCCCGTGCTGCTCCCCGCGCTGGCGCTCGCCGTGGTGACCGCGCTGACGAAGATCGCCACGGGGTACTGGGCCGCGCGGCGGGCCGGGGTGGGCGTCAAGGGGCGCTGGCGGGCCGGCGGCACGCTGGTGGCGCGCGGCGAGTTCTCCATCGTCATCGCCGGTCTCGCCGTCACGGCGGGGATCGAGCCGCAGATGGGACCGCTGGCCACGGCGTACGTCCTGCTCCTCGTGGTGATCGGACCGCTGACCGCGCGCTGGACCGAACCGATCGCCCAGCGCCTGGTGGGACGCCGCCGTACCGCGGTCGCCGCGGCCCCTGCCGCACGGGACACCGTGCCCGCCGTGGAGGTGCTGGAGCCGGTGGACGACGGCCCGGCCGGACGGGCGTGA
- a CDS encoding NPP1 family protein, translated as MRSLSSAESQAGASISAPPSPSPSPSLFPGARSSRPASPGRRASRIGALLGATALAVLVPASSAHADPPHNLPQHAGGYEQSFSPAYDYDGDGCYATPAIGPDGTLAPGLNTSGAINGSCRDQSDLDNSQTYARSKCNNGWCAIVYASYFEKDQAVHGSGLGGHRHDWEHVISWVDQAANRVEYVSTTQHSTVKTYPSSQVRFDGSHPKAVYHKDGASTHFFRLANGNDEPPENHYHNWRYPPLVDWDGFPSTSLRDRLMNADFGSATIKITDRDDRFRNLLNNSKPSGIPFDPWG; from the coding sequence ATGAGAAGCCTGTCATCGGCAGAGTCGCAGGCGGGGGCGTCGATATCGGCGCCCCCTTCCCCCTCCCCCTCCCCCTCCCTCTTCCCAGGCGCCAGGTCCTCCCGTCCCGCCTCCCCCGGGCGCAGGGCCTCCCGTATCGGCGCGTTGCTCGGCGCCACCGCCCTGGCGGTCCTGGTCCCCGCGTCGTCGGCCCATGCCGATCCGCCGCACAACCTGCCCCAACACGCCGGCGGGTACGAGCAGTCGTTCTCCCCGGCATACGACTACGACGGCGACGGCTGCTACGCCACGCCCGCCATCGGACCGGACGGGACACTCGCTCCCGGGCTGAACACGAGCGGCGCGATCAACGGCAGCTGCCGTGACCAGTCCGACCTCGACAACTCCCAGACCTACGCCCGCTCCAAGTGCAACAACGGCTGGTGCGCCATCGTGTACGCCAGCTACTTCGAGAAGGACCAGGCCGTGCACGGCAGCGGCCTCGGAGGCCACCGGCACGACTGGGAGCACGTCATCTCCTGGGTCGACCAGGCGGCGAACCGTGTGGAGTACGTGTCGACGACGCAGCACAGCACCGTCAAGACCTACCCGAGTTCGCAGGTGCGCTTCGACGGCTCCCACCCCAAGGCCGTCTACCACAAGGACGGTGCGAGCACGCACTTCTTCCGGCTCGCCAACGGCAACGACGAACCGCCGGAGAACCACTACCACAACTGGCGCTATCCCCCGCTCGTGGACTGGGACGGCTTTCCCAGCACCTCGCTGCGCGACCGGCTCATGAACGCGGACTTCGGGTCCGCGACCATCAAGATCACCGACCGGGACGACCGTTTCCGCAACCTCCTGAACAACTCCAAGCCCAGCGGCATCCCCTTCGACCCCTGGGGCTGA
- a CDS encoding VOC family protein: MTVMKTAVLALDCAEPEALAEFYAALLGGEIRPTGDPDLIEVVGEDGSVLGFQRDHGLAPPSWPRPEDAQQAHLLVLVPPGDLDEAEREAVSLGATPMGLKDRGTPREARLMSDPAGHSFLLRARK; the protein is encoded by the coding sequence ATGACGGTGATGAAGACGGCGGTTCTCGCACTGGACTGCGCGGAGCCCGAGGCGCTCGCGGAGTTCTACGCGGCACTCCTGGGCGGCGAGATCCGGCCGACAGGGGATCCCGACCTCATCGAGGTGGTCGGTGAGGACGGATCGGTGCTGGGCTTCCAGCGCGACCACGGGCTCGCGCCACCGAGCTGGCCGCGCCCGGAGGACGCCCAGCAGGCGCACCTGCTGGTCCTGGTCCCGCCGGGCGACCTGGACGAGGCCGAACGGGAGGCGGTCAGCCTCGGAGCGACCCCGATGGGCCTCAAGGACCGGGGGACGCCGCGCGAAGCACGCCTCATGTCCGATCCGGCCGGCCATTCCTTCCTGTTGCGCGCACGCAAGTGA
- a CDS encoding WhiB family transcriptional regulator — MTDVSRLPGAFHHRWDWQLSAACRGADSSLFFHPPDERGDARTEREEKAKRVCFRCPVRQACLRHSLEAREQFGVWGGLGEEERRALIAAARRERSAACRPAA; from the coding sequence ATGACGGATGTTTCGCGTCTGCCCGGCGCGTTCCATCACCGTTGGGACTGGCAGCTGAGTGCTGCCTGCCGTGGCGCCGACAGCAGCTTGTTCTTCCACCCACCGGACGAGCGCGGCGACGCGCGCACCGAGCGGGAGGAGAAGGCCAAGCGGGTGTGTTTCCGCTGCCCGGTCCGCCAGGCCTGTCTGCGCCATTCCCTTGAGGCTCGCGAGCAGTTCGGCGTGTGGGGCGGGCTCGGCGAGGAGGAACGCCGGGCCCTGATCGCCGCTGCCCGGCGCGAGCGGAGCGCGGCCTGCCGCCCCGCGGCCTGA